A single window of Stigmatopora nigra isolate UIUO_SnigA chromosome 20, RoL_Snig_1.1, whole genome shotgun sequence DNA harbors:
- the aadat gene encoding kynurenine/alpha-aminoadipate aminotransferase, mitochondrial, with protein MNYARFLTAVSAARKPSPIRMLTELQQRSPPSLISLAGGAPNPNTFPFESAVIKVKNGPAITFGEATMKRALQYSASSGIPELLTWMKNLQKELHNPPTATYAPDRGQMDMCVTTGSQEGLCKVFEMLVNPGDDVLLDSPTYPGTLAALQPLGCNIVNVPSDQHGMIPAGLKEVLSRWDPSDSRRPKVLYTIPNGGNPTGASMTEQRKKEVYELARIYDMLIIEDDPYYFLQFDKPWAPTFLSMDVDGRIIRTDSFSKILSSGLRIGFVTGPKPLVDRVVLHIQASTMHTSTFTQLMVSQVLHDWGQEGFLQHIDRVIEFYRKQRDAMISSAHKWLTGLAKWNAPSAGMFLWMELTGVRDTRRLIVEKALEKEVLLVPGDVFSIHGDQPCAFVRAAFSLASPEQMDEAFRRLADLIKEDS; from the exons CGGAACTCCAACAGCGCTCGCCCCCATCGCTGATTTCCCTGGCAGGCGGGGCCCCCAACCCCAACACCTTCCCCTTCGAGTCCGCCGTCATCAAGGTCAAGAACGGCCCGGCCATCACCTTCGGCGAAGCCACGATGAAAAGGGCCCTCCAGTACTCCGCCTCCAGCGG AATCCCCGAGTTGCTGACATGGATGAAGAACCTGCAGAAGGAACTCCACAACCCGCCCACAGCCACCTACGCACCCGACCGGGGACAAATGGACATGTGCGTGACCACCGGGAGCCAGGAGGGACTCTGCAAG GTGTTTGAGATGCTGGTCAACCCCGGAGATGACGTCCTCCTGGACTCGCCCACCTATCCCGGAACCCTGGCGGCG CTCCAGCCGTTAGGTTGCAACATTGTCAACGTCCCCAGCGATCAGCACGGCATGATACCGGCGGGCCTCAAGGAGGTCTTGTCCCGGTGGGACCCGTCGGACAGCCGTAGGCCCAAAGTCCTCTACACCATCCCCAACGGGGGGAACCCCACGGGGGCGTCCATGACGGAGCAGAGAAAGAAAGAAGTCTACGAG CTCGCCAGAATTTACGACATGCTCATCATCGAAGACGACCCTTACTACTTCCTCCAATTTGACAAACCTTGGGCGCCCACCTTCCTCTCCATGGACGTGGACGGCCGGATCATCAGAACGGACTCCTTCTCCAAGATCCTGTCTTCGGG CTTAAGGATAGGCTTTGTGACGGGGCCCAAGCCGCTGGTGGACCGGGTGGTGCTGCACATTCAAGCCTCCACCATGCACACCAGCACCTTCACGCAG CTGATGGTGTCGCAGGTGTTGCACGACTGGGGTCAAGAAGGCTTCCTTCAACACATAGACAG AGTGATCGAGTTCTACCGAAAACAGCGGGACGCCATGATTAGCTCGGCTCACAAGTGGCTTACAG GTTTGGCTAAGTGGAACGCCCCTTCGGCGGGGATGTTCCTGTGGATGGAGCTGACCGGCGTCCGCGACACGCGGCGGCTCATCGTGGAGAAGGCTTTGGAGAAAGAG GTGCTGCTGGTTCCGGGAGACGTTTTCTCCATCCACGGCGACCAGCCGTGTGCCTTCGTCAGGGCGGCCTTTTCCTTGGCCTCCCCGGAACAGATGGACGAA GCTTTCCGACGCCTGGCCGACTTGATCAAAGAGGACTCGTGA
- the htra3b gene encoding serine protease HTRA3 has translation MRALALLWALPLLCPKASRGAECPSRCDVSACPSPGCPGGYAPDRCNCCLVCAAGEGEPCGRGDDSPCGDGLECRGPDPGGRGSCRCKLAREVCGSDGKTYANACRLRAAGRTARLQGLHNVAQVSTGACHNGAASFGALGASQASISPRFKFNFIADVVEKIAPAVVHIELFLRHPLFGRNIPLSSGSGFVMSRHGLIVTNAHVVSSDSPVSARQHLKVQMRDGDVYEATIRDIDKKLDIATIEIHPQKELSVLLLGHSADLRPGEFVVAIGSPFALQNTVTTGIVSTAQRDGKELGLRDSDMDYVQTDAIINFGNSGGPLVNLDGEVIGINTLKVAAGISFAIPSDRIVRFLNDSLDKHGRGDGRGSATSPRPSSSDVRPVKKRFVGIRMLTITPALVEELRQQRADFPDVPGGGIYVHEVVPHSPAQKGGIRDGDIIVKLNGRPVVNTSQLQRALQEDTALLLEVRRDNDDLLFNIEPDVIMQ, from the exons ATGCGGGCGTTGGCGCTGCTGTGGGCTTTGCCGCTGCTTTGCCCAAAGGCGTCCCGGGGCGCAGAGTGTCCGTCCAGGTGCGACGTGAGCGCCTGCCCCAGCCCCGGCTGCCCCGGAGGCTACGCGCCGGACCGCTGCAACTGCTGCCTGGTCTGCGCCGCCGGCGAGGGGGAGCCCTGCGGCCGCGGGGACGACTCGCCTTGCGGGGACGGTCTGGAGTGCCGCGGGCCGGACCCCGGGGGCAGGGGCTCTTGTCGATGCAAGCTGGCTCGGGAGGTTTGCGGCAGCGACGGCAAGACCTACGCCAACGCGTGCCGGCTGAGGGCCGCCGGCAGGACGGCGCGCCTGCAGGGACTTCACAACGTGGCCCAGGTTTCCACCGGAGCCTGTCACAACGGAGCAG CCAGCTTCGGCGCCCTGGGAGCCAGCCAGGCCTCCATCAGTCCTCGATTCAAGTTCAACTTCATTGCCGACGTGGTGGAGAAGATCGCCCCGGCTGTGGTCCACATAGAGCTGTTCCTCAG GCACCCCCTCTTCGGTCGCAACATCCCCCTGTCCAGCGGTTCGGGTTTCGTGATGTCTCGGCACGGCCTGATCGTGACCAACGCTCACGTGGTCTCCAGCGACTCGCCCGTCTCGGCTCGGCAGCACCTGAAG GTCCAGATGCGAGACGGCGACGTCTACGAAGCCACTATCAGAGACATTGACAAGAAGTTGGACATCGCCACCATCGAAATTCACCCTCAG AAAGAGCTGTCCGTCTTGCTCCTGGGTCACAGCGCCGACTTGAGGCCCGGAGAGTTTGTGGTGGCCATCGGCAGCCCCTTCGCCCTCCAGAACACGGTCACCACCGGTATCGTCAGCACGGCCCAGAGGGACGGCAAGGAGCTGGGCCTCAGGGACTCGGACATGGATTACGTGCAGACGGACGCCATCATCAAC TTTGGCAATTCGGGAGGACCTCTGGTCAACCTG GACGGAGAGGTGATCGGGATCAATACTTTGAAAGTGGCGGCGGGAATTTCCTTCGCCATCCCTTCGGACAGGATCGTTCGCTTTCTCAACGACTCTCTGGACAAGCACGGCAGAGGGGACGGACGGGGCAGCGCCACGTCCCCACGTCCGTCCTCTTCGGACGTCAGGCCGGTCAAAAAGCGTTTCGTGGGAATCAGGATGCTCACCATCACGCCGGC GCTGGTTGAGGAATTGCGACAGCAGAGGGCCGACTTTCCCGACGTCCCCGGTGGCGGCATCTACGTCCACGAGGTGGTTCCTCACTCCCCGGCGCAGAA GGGCGGCATCAGGGACGGCGACATCATCGTCAAGCTGAACGGTCGCCCCGTGGTGAACACGTCTCAGCTGCAGAGGGCTCTTCAGGAGGACACGGCCCTCCTGCTGGAGGTCAGGAGGGACAACGACGACTTGCTCTTCAACATCGAGCCGGACGTCATAATGCAGTAG
- the LOC144213963 gene encoding mucin-17 translates to MEGTATEAHETTSLTSTEAIKTTDEPKTMASTPDSDKTTNIPSTGTPETDRTTTRKGQFHCQNGGTSTATGCLCVDGYQGQYCQFLEDSVEIGEIEALVKIGVVLDRRYESDFDNTNSEAYKKFVKDFKEQMTGFYLGTRLRHFEEVVVTNVSRGGRQSLVKRSLSAVEKLRLESDATAFRKVTPRQQGVNVSHHVVLSIPNNDNIKKEYKHDYDIIMETLKTVDEPNTDFPFEVTQEPSVTTNNVSIETFCASQIEDADRASHYKAVRNNSVLMCVSRCSPLYGAGRRVCHNSGACHVYRDAGAVCQCRDLESTWYLAKDCSLPIQQTPFYVSLALTLACLVAAVAGLSAYVVSNKKSQRRKKDMNIQRVNQWFNSEFEWSRAGPSSTEPFDTGHANPSFCHDWPSPSPPRRRSSFSVFTLDGTELSMDTSLMPPFQEIRIQRPQIRSSGGDTMSLPPSGVRLH, encoded by the exons atggaaggTACAGCTACAGAAGCTCATGAGACAACCTCCCTGACAAGCACTGAGGCTATTAAAACTACCGATGAACCAAAAACTATGGCAAGTACACCAGACAGTGACAAGACCACGAACATTCCAAGCACCGGAACCCCTGAGACTGACaggacaacaacaagaaaagggCAGTTTCATTGCCAAAACGGGGGAACGTCCACCGCAACTGGATGCCTGTGCGTCGACGGCTACCAAGGCCAATATTGCCAGTTCCTTGAAGACAGCGTGGAAATCG GCGAAATTGAGGCCCTGGTGAAAATAGGCGTGGTTCTGGACAGGCGCTACGAGTCCGACTTTGACAACACCAACTCAGAAGCTTACAAGAAGTTTGTCAAAGACTTTAAAGAACAG ATGACTGGCTTTTACTTAGGAACAAGGCTAAGACACTTTGAAGAAGTGGTGGTAACCAACGTCAG CCGAGGTGGGCGGCAAAGTTTGGTGAAACGTTCGCTCTCTGCGGTGGAGAAG CTAAGATTAGAATCTGATGCCACGGCTTTCCGCAAAGTCACACCAAGACAACAAGG CGTCAACGTCAGCCACCACGTGGTCTTGTCCATTCCCAACAACGATAacattaaaaaggaatataaGCACGACTATGACATTATTATGGAAACCTTGAAGACTGTGGATGAGCCCAACACGG ACTTTCCCTTCGAGGTGACACAGGAACCATCCGTGACTACGAACAACGTCAGCATTGAAA CGTTTTGCGCCTCGCAAATAGAGGATGCCGACAGGGCCTCCCACTACAAGGCCGTGCGCAACAACAGCGTACTGATGTGCGTCAGTCGGTGCAGCCCCCTCTACGGCGCCGGCAGGCGGGTGTGCCACAACAGCGGCGCTTGCCACGTCTACAGGGACGCCGGAGCGGTTTGCCA GTGTCGGGATTTGGAGTCCACCTGGTACTTGGCCAAAGACTGCTCGCTGCCCATCCAGCAGACGCCATTCTACGTCAGTTTGGCGCTAACGCTAGCTTGCCTAGTGGCCGCCGTGGCGGGCTTGAGCGCGTACGTCGTAAGCAACAAGAAATCGCAAAGGAG GAAAAAAGACATGAACATTCAGCGGGTCAACCAGTGGTTCAACAGCGAATTTGAGTGGTCGCGAGCCGGACCATCGTCCACGGAACCCTTTGACACCG GTCACGCCAACCCGTCCTTCTGTCACGACTGGCCGTCGCCGTCGCCGCCTCGCCGGCGCTCCAGTTTCTCCGTGTTCACGCTGGACGGAACGGAATTGAGCATGGACACCTCGCTAATGCCGCCCTTCCAAGAG ATCAGAATCCAGAGGCCACAGATCAGGTCATCCGGTGGTGACACAATGAGTTTGCCCCCGTCTGGCGTCCGCCTGCACTGA